A single genomic interval of Hydractinia symbiolongicarpus strain clone_291-10 chromosome 8, HSymV2.1, whole genome shotgun sequence harbors:
- the LOC130653761 gene encoding 40S ribosomal protein S7-like has product MFAKIVKPGGEQPDDLEKSIGEALLELEVNSELKTQLRELYITGAKELDVGDKKKCLIIFVPVPLLRQFQKIQVRLVRELEKKFSGKHVVVVAQRRILPKPTRKTRNQKQMRPRSRTLTAVHDSILDDLCYPSEIVGKSIRVKLDASRLIKVVLEKAQQTTVEHKLDTFAAVYKKLTGKDTHFSFEI; this is encoded by the exons ATGTTCGCTAAAATAGTAAAACCTGGTGGAGAGCAGCCTGATGACCTTGAAAAGTCTATTGGTGAGGCTTTattagagctagaagtaaactCGGAATTGAAGACACAATTGAGAGAATTATATATAACTGGAGCAAAAGAGCTTGATGTTGGTGATAAAAAGAAATGTCTGATCATCTTTGTTCCAGTGCCACTATTAAGACAATTCCAAAAGATTCAG GTCCGTCTAGTACGAGAGTTGGAGAAAAAATTCTCTGGAAAACATGTAGTTGTTGTTGCTCAG aggAGAATCTTACCTAAACCAACAAGGAAGACACGAAATCAAAAACAAATGAGACCAAGAAG TCGTACTCTCACAGCTGTTCATGACTCAATCTTGGATGATTTGTGCTATCCATCCGAAATTGTTGGTAAGAGTATCCGAGTCAAGTTAGACGCCTCTAGATTGATCAAAGTTGTACTGGAAAAGGCTCAGCAAACTACAGTGGAACATAAA ctcGATACATTTGCCGCCGTGTACAAGAAATTGACTGGCAAAGATACTCATTTCAGttttgaaatataa